The following are encoded together in the Geobacter sulfurreducens PCA genome:
- a CDS encoding TetR/AcrR family transcriptional regulator encodes MTLRERRQKHKALFRQEILDAARELFSQIGYERFSMRKLAAKIEHSPTTIYLYFRDKDDLLYSLCEELFATLFQNYLDISKGHSEPLQVLRLCLLSYIEFGLANPGHYKVAFFTSPVVYGSPTEFLQKDSMGRRMYFHILRTVEEAMAAGMLRPMDADLLAQTLWTAAHGVVASRIYTADFPLVDAALQAETLVDGLLAGFGT; translated from the coding sequence ATGACTTTACGAGAACGCAGACAAAAGCACAAGGCACTTTTTCGCCAGGAGATTCTTGACGCCGCCCGGGAACTGTTCTCCCAGATCGGGTACGAGCGGTTCTCCATGCGCAAGCTTGCGGCCAAAATTGAGCATTCCCCCACAACCATCTACCTCTATTTCCGCGACAAGGACGATCTCCTCTACTCTCTCTGCGAAGAGTTGTTTGCCACGTTATTCCAGAACTACCTGGACATCTCGAAGGGGCACAGCGAGCCGCTGCAGGTTTTGCGTCTCTGCCTCCTGAGCTATATCGAGTTCGGGTTAGCGAATCCAGGCCACTACAAGGTCGCGTTCTTCACCAGTCCTGTGGTCTATGGTTCGCCGACGGAATTTCTACAAAAGGACAGCATGGGACGGCGCATGTACTTTCATATTCTCCGGACCGTCGAAGAGGCTATGGCGGCTGGCATGCTTCGCCCCATGGACGCGGACCTCCTCGCACAGACGTTGTGGACCGCTGCCCATGGCGTCGTGGCATCGCGAATTTACACTGCCGACTTCCCCTTGGTGGACGCTGCCCTCCAGGCAGAAACGCTGGTGGACGGGCTGCTCGCCGGCTTCGGCACGTAA
- the shc gene encoding squalene--hopene cyclase — MAKGILNKFAVIAGTKKAGPPAGEERTVIAPIKEISGKAVHCSQAVKKAEEYLLALQNPEGYWVFELEADVTIPSEYIMLQRFLGREISPELGKRLENYLLDRQLPDGGWPLYAEDGFANISATVKAYLALKVLGHSPQAPHMIRARLMVLSLGGAARCNVFTRILLALFGQIPWHTPPAMPVEIVLLPQWFFFHLSKVSYWSRTVIVPLLLLYAKQPVCRLRPEEGIPELFSTPPDKLRHLDGFQPGYWRKNAFIIFDRLLKRFNRFIPSALHRKAIAEAEQWTRSHMQGSGGIGAIFPAMAYAVMALRVLGCGEGDPDYIRGLQAIDDLLQHRTPQEADPPRTDGTCIDSGMSAAFALTPSAHAAADGTGSSSICQPCNSPIWDTCLSLSALMEAGMPASHPAATQAVEWLLSQQILSPGDWSLKVPDLEGGGWAFQFENTLYPDLDDTSKVIMSLLRAGALENERYRDRIARGVNWVLGMQSSDGGWAAFDIDNNYHYLNDIPFADHGALLDPSTSDLTGRCIELLSMVGFDRTFPPIARGIGFLRSEQEENGAWFGRWGVNYIYGTWSVLSGLRQAGEDMQQPYIRKAVGWLASCQNHDGGWGETCYSYDDPSLAGKGASTPSQTAWSLLGLMAAGEVNSLAVRRGVRYLLDHQNQWGTWEEKHFTGTGFPRVFYLRYHGYRHFFPLWALGVYSRLSSGQKACQDERRHASPGDLHLPWLERIKKR, encoded by the coding sequence ATGGCAAAGGGTATACTCAACAAGTTTGCCGTGATAGCCGGCACCAAGAAGGCCGGACCTCCGGCCGGGGAAGAACGCACCGTCATCGCACCCATAAAAGAGATATCGGGAAAGGCCGTCCACTGCAGTCAGGCTGTCAAAAAGGCGGAGGAGTATCTCCTGGCGCTCCAGAACCCGGAGGGGTACTGGGTTTTCGAGCTAGAAGCGGACGTCACGATACCGTCTGAGTACATCATGCTTCAGCGGTTCCTCGGCAGGGAGATTTCCCCGGAACTGGGGAAGCGGCTGGAGAACTATCTCCTGGACCGGCAACTGCCCGACGGCGGCTGGCCCCTCTACGCCGAGGACGGATTCGCCAACATCAGCGCCACGGTCAAGGCGTATCTCGCCCTCAAGGTGCTGGGGCATTCACCCCAGGCACCCCACATGATACGCGCGCGCCTCATGGTCCTCAGCCTCGGCGGCGCGGCCAGATGCAATGTGTTCACGCGCATCCTGCTGGCCCTGTTCGGTCAGATTCCCTGGCATACCCCGCCGGCAATGCCCGTGGAAATCGTGCTTCTCCCCCAGTGGTTTTTCTTCCATTTGAGCAAAGTCTCCTACTGGTCGAGAACCGTCATTGTCCCTCTGCTGCTGCTCTACGCCAAACAGCCCGTGTGTCGGCTGCGGCCCGAGGAGGGGATCCCCGAACTGTTCAGCACGCCGCCCGATAAACTGCGTCACCTGGATGGCTTTCAACCGGGGTACTGGCGGAAAAACGCCTTCATCATCTTTGACCGCCTGCTCAAGCGCTTCAACCGATTCATTCCTTCCGCCCTGCACCGGAAAGCCATTGCCGAAGCAGAACAGTGGACCAGGTCCCACATGCAGGGCAGCGGCGGGATCGGCGCCATTTTCCCGGCCATGGCCTATGCGGTCATGGCCCTCCGCGTACTCGGCTGCGGAGAAGGGGACCCTGACTATATTCGCGGACTGCAGGCCATCGACGACCTGCTCCAGCACCGGACTCCGCAGGAAGCAGACCCCCCCCGCACAGACGGTACGTGCATTGACAGCGGCATGTCGGCGGCTTTTGCCCTCACCCCCTCTGCCCACGCGGCAGCGGACGGTACAGGGAGCAGCAGCATCTGCCAGCCGTGCAATTCTCCGATCTGGGACACCTGCCTGAGCCTTTCGGCGCTCATGGAAGCGGGCATGCCCGCGAGCCACCCCGCGGCGACGCAGGCTGTTGAATGGCTCTTGTCACAGCAGATCCTCTCGCCCGGCGACTGGTCGCTGAAGGTGCCCGACCTGGAGGGGGGCGGATGGGCGTTCCAGTTCGAGAACACCCTCTACCCCGACCTGGACGACACCTCGAAGGTCATCATGTCGCTTCTACGGGCCGGCGCGCTGGAGAATGAGCGCTATCGCGACCGGATCGCCCGCGGCGTGAACTGGGTGCTCGGGATGCAGAGCAGTGACGGCGGGTGGGCCGCCTTTGACATCGACAACAACTACCACTACCTGAACGACATCCCGTTCGCCGACCATGGGGCGCTCCTCGACCCGAGCACATCTGACCTGACGGGACGCTGCATCGAGCTTCTCTCCATGGTCGGTTTCGACAGGACGTTTCCGCCCATCGCGCGGGGGATCGGGTTCCTGCGCTCGGAACAGGAAGAAAACGGCGCCTGGTTCGGCCGCTGGGGGGTGAACTACATCTACGGTACCTGGTCGGTGCTGTCAGGCCTCAGGCAGGCCGGTGAAGATATGCAGCAGCCCTATATCCGCAAGGCGGTGGGATGGCTGGCGTCATGCCAGAACCACGACGGTGGATGGGGAGAAACCTGCTATTCCTATGACGATCCTTCGCTGGCCGGCAAGGGGGCAAGCACCCCGTCCCAGACGGCCTGGAGCCTCCTGGGGCTCATGGCCGCGGGAGAAGTCAACAGCTTGGCCGTTCGGCGGGGTGTACGCTACCTGCTCGACCACCAGAACCAATGGGGAACCTGGGAGGAAAAACATTTTACCGGAACCGGTTTCCCGAGGGTCTTTTACCTGCGCTACCACGGGTACCGCCACTTCTTTCCCCTGTGGGCGCTCGGCGTCTATTCACGGCTCAGCTCAGGACAAAAGGCCTGTCAGGACGAGCGTCGCCATGCATCCCCCGGCGACCTCCATCTGCCTTGGCTGGAGAGGATCAAGAAACGATAA